Proteins from one Triticum aestivum cultivar Chinese Spring chromosome 7A, IWGSC CS RefSeq v2.1, whole genome shotgun sequence genomic window:
- the LOC123149654 gene encoding uncharacterized protein: protein MFSWCGGAAGKKEEVSHVTGVLVEPPLREIRPRREPWLGEAAGGAKKQGRQATRTRSSGLSWCGGAAGKKEEVSRVPVVPVELLLSSRCTHSCHLPNFPPPFSVFVCAHFVSVRLQGVR, encoded by the exons ATGTTCTCGTGGTGCGGTGGTGCTGCTGGGAAGAAGGAAGAGGTCAGCCACGTCACTGGGGTGCTGGTGGAGCCGCCCCTCCGCGAGATCCGGCCGCGGAGAGAGCCATG GTTAGGCGAGGCTGCTGGTGGGGCGAAGAAGCAGGGGAGGCAGGCGACAAGGACGAGAAGCAGCGGGTTGTCGTGGTGCGGTGGTGCTGCTGGGAAGAAGGAGGAGGTTAGCCGCGTCCCTGTGGTGCCGGTGGAGCTGCTCCTCTCAAGCAGGTGCACACACTCTTGTCATCTTCCTAATTTCCCTCCTCCTTTCAGTGTATTTGTTTGTGCACATTTTGTTTCTGTACGcctacaaggtgttcgatga